From the genome of Bactrocera oleae isolate idBacOlea1 chromosome 2, idBacOlea1, whole genome shotgun sequence, one region includes:
- the wtrw gene encoding transient receptor potential channel pyrexia isoform X4 gives MVRWRNNNADAMIEAQYPTPGEFEYMECGPSPPAESAPSMYDSFEEPTSELSVQICNDTLRISLIDQMKSAAGRVRFLEDIEQGNVIKDNTKAHFESASKIEKNLSYLWAAFLKRWDLLQSFLDIGAELNFCDQNGISALHLGAFSGCLSTLSFLVGQSMNVNLQPKCYTPLHCAAFGNSAEAAKFLINNGALITIDTNKPNCEESLLHCSVRANALECVKLFIVEGADVNSLKPNGTNAIHLAADLGNAQCLEALLSAPGADANVRICIREKESTALHLAADEGNVECVDLLLAKGADAKLKNHRGFTALHLAARTSSLECVESLLRNGNADPNAEDFDHRTPLHAAIGKSENAFDILETLIQWGANVNHKDIYGFTALHLAALDGLAQSVEMLIFHGADVTTKSKKGTSALNVITRKTPASVAMIRQKLDAAITLHHSQDPVNREVELELDFRQLLQHCHPREISYLNTFVDEGQKEILEHPLCSSFLYIKWGKIRKYYIGRLIFCFTFVLFLTLYVLTALAHNCYNGSKDDNTTIQAKELCQKQSILGDMLRNNPFVMEMQWWVLVAITIVEIFRKLYGITGYSTFKHYVTQVENIMEWFVITSVFIISYIYTNKTYTFQNHIGAFAVLLGWTNLMLMIGQLPVFDVYVAMYTRVQGEFAKLFMAYSCMLIGFTISFCVIFPSSSSFANPFMGFITVLVMMIGEQDLSLLINDPDGKDPPFLLEVSAQITFVLFLLFVTIILMNLLVGIAVHDIQGLKKTAGLSKLVRQTKLISYIESALFNGYLPPWLRNLLHYTALVSPQAYRVVLCVKPLNPSEKRLPREILMKAYEVGKMRKHFGHTISAKGTAATYLQYKNKYNDNQTQNYSMDDLETAHFNTLTTKIDENTERIEFLTQEIQELKQALITQQQQASKVIDKLLIVISNQQKNNLRK, from the coding sequence ATGGTACGATGGCGCAACAATAATGCGGACGCCATGATAGAGGCCCAATATCCGACACCCGGTGAATTCGAGTATATGGAGTGCGGACCCTCGCCGCCAGCCGAAAGTGCACCCAGTATGTATGATAGCTTCGAGGAGCCTACCAGCGAGCTAAGCGTACAAATTTGCAACGACACTCTGCGCATCAGTCTAATCGACCAGATGAAGAGCGCCGCAGGACGGGTGCGTTTCCTAGAGGATATTGAACAGGGCAACGTGATTAAAGATAACACCAAAGCACATTTCGAATCAGCATCGAAAATCGAAAAGAATCTCAGCTACTTATGGGCAGCGTTCTTGAAACGCTGGGACTTGCTGCAAAGTTTCCTAGACATTGGCGCTGAATTGAATTTCTGTGATCAAAATGGCATTTCGGCTTTGCATTTGGGCGCCTTCAGTGGCTGCTTATCGACATTAAGTTTCCTAGTCGGCCAGTCTATGAATGTGAACCTACAACCAAAATGTTATACGCCGCTACATTGCGCGGCTTTCGGCAATTCCGCCGAAGCGGCTAAGTTTCTAATCAATAATGGTGCACTTATCACCATCGACACAAACAAACCCAACTGTGAAGAGAGTCTACTGCACTGTTCTGTGCGCGCCAATGCACTCGAATGCGTGAAACTGTTCATTGTGGAGGGCGCAGacgtaaattctttgaaacCAAATGGCACGAATGCGATACACCTGGCTGCAGATTTGGGCAACGCGCAGTGTTTGGAGGCGTTGTTGAGTGCACCTGGTGCCGATGCCAATGTGCGGATATGCATACGGGAAAAGGAGTCGACAGCGTTGCATTTGGCCGCGGATGAGGGCAATGTTGAATGTGTCGACCTACTGCTGGCAAAGGGTGCTGATGCGAAATTGAAGAATCATCGCGGCTTCACAGCCTTGCATTTAGCAGCGCGCACCTCTAGCCTTGAATGTGTGGAATCGCTGTTGCGTAACGGTAATGCCGATCCCAATGCCGAAGACTTCGATCATCGTACACCATTGCACGCGGCGATAGGCAAATCGGAGAATGCCTTTGATATACTCGAGACACTAATACAATGGGGAGCCAATGTGAATCATAAAGATATTTATGGTTTCACCGCCTTACATTTAGCCGCGCTCGACGGCTTGGCGCAATCCGTAGAAATGCTAATCTTTCACGGCGCGGATGTGACAACGAAATCAAAAAAGGGCACTTCAGCGTTGAATGTCATCACGCGTAAGACGCCCGCTTCGGTGGCGATGATACGCCAAAAACTGGATGCCGCCATTACACTGCACCACTCACAGGACCCTGTCAACCGCGAGGTAGAGTTAGAACTTGACTTTCGGCAGTTATTGCAGCATTGTCATCCACGTGAGATAAGTTATCTCAATACATTTGTGGATGAAGGCCAGAAGGAAATACTCGAGCATCCATTGTGCTCCTCGTTTTTGTACATCAAATGGGGTAAAATACGTAAATACTATATTGGTCGGCTTATCTTCTGTTTCACTTTCGTGCTCTTCCTCACATTATACGTACTCACAGCACTCGCACACAATTGCTATAACGGCAGCAAGGACGACAACACGACCATTCAGGCCAAAGAGCTTTGCCAAAAGCAGTCCATACTCGGCGATATGCTGCGCAATAATCCCTTCGTCATGGAAATGCAATGGTGGGTATTGGTCGCTATCACAATCGTTGAGATATTTCGCAAGCTATACGGTATAACGGGTTATTCAACATTCAAACACTATGTGACACAGGTGGAAAATATAATGGAATGGTTCGTCATAACTAGCGTCTTTATCATCTCCTACATATACACGAACAAGACATATACCTTTCAGAACCACATAGGCGCATTTGCGGTTCTATTGGGTTGGACAAATCTGATGTTGATGATTGGTCAATTACCAGTCTTCGATGTCTATGTGGCGATGTACACACGTGTACAAGGTGAATTCGCAAAACTTTTCATGGCTTACTCGTGCATGCTGATCGGTTTCACGATCAGTTTTTGTGTGATTTTTCCCTCATCTTCTTCATTCGCTAACCCCTTCATGGGATTCATCACTGTTCTAGTAATGATGATCGGCGAACAAGATCTTTCATTGTTGATTAACGATCCCGACGGCAAGGACCCGCCATTCTTATTGGAAGTGAGCGCCCAGATAACATTTGTGCTATTCCTACTCTTCGTGACAATCATACTGATGAACTTATTGGTCGGCATAGCCGTGCATGACATACAGGGCTTAAAGAAGACCGCAGGCCTCTCGAAACTGGTGCGCCAAACTAAACTCATATCGTACATAGAGTCCGCACTCTTTAACGGCTATCTACCACCTTGGCTACGCAATCTCCTACACTATACGGCACTTGTCTCGCCGCAGGCCTACCGCGTCGTGTTGTGCGTAAAACCGCTGAATCCCAGCGAAAAGCGTTTACCACGCGAAATACTAATGAAGGCGTACGAAGTGGGAAAAATGCGAAAACATTTCGGACATACAATTTCGGCGAAAGGAACAGCCGCGACTTATTtgcaatacaaaaataaatataatgacaATCAAACGCAAAACTATTCAATGGATGACTTGGAAACGGCACATTTTAACACGCTAACGACGAAAATCGACGAAAATACAGAACGCATTGAATTCCTTACGCAGGAAATTCAGGAACTGAAGCAAGCGCTCATCACACAACAGCAGCAGGCGAGCAAAGTGATCGATAAACTATTGATTGTGATTTCAAATCAGCAAAAGAATAATTTAAGGAAATaa